A stretch of Spodoptera frugiperda isolate SF20-4 chromosome 6, AGI-APGP_CSIRO_Sfru_2.0, whole genome shotgun sequence DNA encodes these proteins:
- the LOC118267375 gene encoding uncharacterized protein LOC118267375 has product MAQRSDIHIARWLDEDREEDFVDAPAGSDDDVDHVEEQLESTSTEYSTEEEEDNTDIDDYWETVFDVIEGSSSQYYLALDGTKWFKKPLETPRVLFNNDSKITPGPKDFARTRKSQFECFDLFFDENTVYMIARFTNERIIKEQKKFARERDAKLTDEVEINALLGIFFLSGCLKTSRENFLQLFDSKSGTGIEAIYLAMSAQRYRFLLKNLRFNDPINESLDEDKMAPIRVIFQIVVNNFQKHFTPSHELSLGEITIAYKGRCRFRQHMPKRIVKSGMRMFALVDCQYPYTYNLEMYVGDNPGPYKVSNNKLDIVVRMTDPIQGEYRNVTMNNWFTTLETAEKLFSKKITIIGAMKPDKHEVPRIFKKIKDKSLKSSLFGYNEVATLVQYVCKRDKAVLLLSTKHSDCSIDMNSGDQLKPEILVDYNRTKKAVETMDKMCARHDVTRNSRRWPLNILFRLMNIAAINALCVYTMNKGQERIVRRDFLTELALSMIRPLIQRKMNAEKIPKVMKQKMSDLLSVPVPSTDDSMDVESESDLTDKPAKGAKKGSRGRCHVCRRAHMTKTTRDVCVTCSRFTCLEHSKYVCTNCFDKYSK; this is encoded by the coding sequence ATGGCACAAAGATCTGACATCCACATAGCCAGATGGCTTGATGAAGATCGAGAAGAAGATTTTGTGGATGCACCAGCTGGGAGTGACGATGATGTAGACCATGTTGAAGAACAGCTAGAGAGCACCAGCACTGAATACAGCactgaagaagaagaagataaCACTGATATAGACGATTACTGGGAAACTGTGTTCGATGTAATTGAGGGATCAAGCTCCCAATACTATTTAGCCCTCGACGGAACAAAATGGTTCAAAAAACCCCTAGAAACCCCCCGAGTCTTGTTTAACAATGACTCAAAGATTACACCAGGGCCTAAAGATTTTGCAAGAACACGCAAATCTCAATTCGAATGCTTCGACTTATTCTTCGACGAAAACACCGTATACATGATTGCCAGGTTCACAAACGAACGAATTATAAAAGAACAGAAGAAGTTTGCAAGAGAAAGAGATGCAAAACTTACTGATGAAGTGGAAATAAATGCACTGCTCGGTATATTCTTCCTAAGTGGGTGCTTGAAAACTAGCCGAGAAAACTTTTTGCAGTTATTTGACTCAAAAAGTGGTACTGGAATAGAAGCCATTTACCTCGCAATGAGCGCTCAAAGATATCGATTCCTATTGAAGAATCTTCGATTTAATGATCCCATAAATGAGAGCTTAGATGAAGATAAAATGGCCCCAATCAGggtgatatttcaaattgtagtaaacaattttcaaaagCATTTCACACCTAGTCACGAACTAAGTCTGGGTGAAATAACCATCGCCTACAAAGGAAGATGTAGATTTCGCCAGCACATGCCCAAGAGGATTGTTAAATCTGGAATGAGGATGTTTGCTTTGGTAGATTGCCAATATCCGTACACATACAATTTGGAAATGTACGTGGGTGATAATCCTGGGCCTTATAAAGTTAGTAACAATAAGTTAGACATTGTTGTGAGAATGACTGATCCTATTCAAGGAGAATACCGTAACGTTACGATGAACAATTGGTTCACGACTTTAGAGACTGCtgaaaaattatttagtaagaAGATTACGATTATTGGAGCTATGAAGCCTGATAAACATGAAGTGCCAAGaatcttcaaaaaaattaaagataaatctttaaaatcgTCGCTTTTCGGATACAACGAGGTAGCCACGTTGGTGCAGTATGTTTGCAAACGAGACAAAGCTGTGCTCTTGTTGTCAACAAAACATAGTGATTGCTCAATAGATATGAACTCCGGTGATCAACTGAAGCCAGAAATACTGGTAGATTACAATCGCACAAAGAAAGCTGTGGAAACAATGGATAAAATGTGTGCCAGACACGATGTCACTAGAAACTCACGCAGATGGCCTCTGAATATATTGTTTCGACTGATGAACATAGCGGCTATAAACGCGTTATGCGTGTACACAATGAACAAAGGTCAGGAGCGTATAGTGCGTCGTGACTTTCTAACCGAACTGGCTCTGAGCATGATAAGGCCATTAATTCAGAGGAAAATGAATGCAGAGAAGATACCTAaggtaatgaaacaaaaaatgagCGATTTATTGAGCGTTCCTGTGCCATCGACGGATGATTCTATGGATGTGGAATCCGAATCGGACCTCACCGATAAACCTGCAAAAGGTGCAAAGAAGGGTTCCCGTGGAAGGTGCCACGTCTGCCGACGAGCTCATATGACCAAAACAACGCGCGATGTCTGCGTAACTTGCTCAAGATTTACTTGTTTAGAACACAGTAAATATGTGTGCACaaattgttttgataaatattcCAAGTAA